The following proteins are encoded in a genomic region of Thiomonas sp. X19:
- a CDS encoding nuclear transport factor 2 family protein, which yields MTILQARHTPRLAAAALALAAAFAASTAWAETPAEAAKARIEAIAAGNVDAITAGYGPNALLEWVGGPLDGRYASMDGIKEAWTKFAKANGPLKADIGHLQEAANPKGATVTADVVFKGKATVPVRYVLTYRDGKLVDEIWQIDPKLAAKPAGY from the coding sequence ATGACCATCCTGCAAGCCCGCCACACCCCACGCCTTGCCGCTGCCGCCTTGGCGCTCGCCGCGGCTTTCGCCGCCAGCACGGCCTGGGCCGAAACCCCGGCCGAGGCCGCCAAAGCCCGCATCGAGGCGATTGCCGCCGGCAATGTCGACGCCATCACCGCCGGCTACGGCCCGAATGCGCTGCTCGAATGGGTGGGCGGCCCGCTCGACGGGCGCTATGCGTCGATGGACGGCATCAAGGAAGCCTGGACCAAGTTCGCCAAGGCCAACGGCCCGCTGAAGGCCGATATCGGCCATCTGCAGGAAGCCGCCAATCCCAAGGGCGCCACGGTGACCGCCGACGTGGTGTTCAAGGGCAAGGCCACGGTGCCGGTACGCTATGTGCTCACTTACCGTGATGGCAAGCTGGTCGATGAAATCTGGCAAATCGACCCCAAACTCGCCGCCAAGCCTGCTGGGTATTGA
- the def gene encoding peptide deformylase: MAVRDILKMGDARLLRVAPPVQTFDTPELHALVVDLIDTMKAADGAGLAAPQIGVDLAVVIFGFTHNARYPDAPEVPFTVLCNPQITSLSDAQEEAWEGCLSVPGLRGVVPRHASIRYTGFDQHGQPIDRTVHGFHARVVQHECDHLIGKLYPMRMLDFTRFGFLDVLDVPNLPAD; the protein is encoded by the coding sequence ATGGCTGTTCGAGACATTCTGAAAATGGGCGATGCCCGCCTGCTGCGTGTGGCGCCACCCGTGCAGACGTTCGACACACCGGAGTTGCACGCGCTGGTCGTGGACTTGATCGACACCATGAAGGCGGCCGACGGTGCCGGGCTTGCTGCGCCGCAGATCGGGGTCGATCTGGCGGTGGTGATCTTCGGCTTCACCCACAACGCGCGCTACCCGGACGCGCCCGAGGTGCCGTTCACGGTGCTGTGCAATCCGCAGATCACATCGTTGTCGGATGCGCAGGAAGAGGCCTGGGAGGGTTGCCTGTCGGTGCCGGGGCTGCGCGGCGTGGTGCCGCGCCATGCCAGCATCCGCTACACCGGCTTCGATCAGCACGGCCAGCCCATCGACCGCACGGTGCATGGTTTTCATGCGCGCGTGGTGCAGCATGAGTGCGACCACCTCATCGGCAAGCTCTACCCCATGCGCATGCTCGACTTCACCCGTTTCGGTTTTCTCGATGTGCTGGACGTCCCGAATTTGCCGGCGGATTGA
- a CDS encoding GntR family transcriptional regulator produces MDKSLSLADRLRESIEEDIATGELPPGAPLDEAELTQRFGVSRTPVREALMQLASAGMVDIRHRRGAAVAQLGPQRLIEMFEVMAELEAMCGRHAARRMPAEALAALEAAHLACEAARNAGDADAYYHLNETFHHQIYAGSHSGFLCEQATTLHRRLRPYRRLQLRVKGRLQASYSEHQAVVDAIQAGDGERAAQALRRHVMVQGERFADLMAALAQLPA; encoded by the coding sequence ATGGACAAGAGTCTTTCCCTCGCCGACCGGCTGCGCGAGTCCATTGAAGAGGACATCGCGACTGGCGAACTGCCCCCCGGGGCGCCGCTGGACGAAGCCGAGCTGACGCAGCGCTTCGGCGTGTCGCGCACGCCGGTGCGCGAGGCACTGATGCAGTTGGCATCGGCCGGCATGGTCGACATCCGGCACCGGCGCGGCGCCGCCGTGGCCCAGCTCGGCCCGCAGCGCCTGATCGAGATGTTCGAGGTCATGGCCGAGCTTGAGGCCATGTGCGGGCGGCATGCCGCCCGGCGCATGCCGGCCGAGGCACTGGCCGCGCTGGAAGCCGCGCACCTGGCCTGCGAGGCCGCGCGCAACGCCGGCGACGCCGATGCCTACTACCACCTCAACGAAACCTTCCATCACCAGATCTACGCCGGCAGCCACAGCGGCTTCCTGTGCGAACAGGCCACGACGCTGCATCGCAGGCTGCGCCCCTACCGGCGCCTGCAATTGCGCGTCAAGGGCCGGCTGCAGGCGTCCTACAGCGAGCACCAGGCCGTCGTCGACGCCATCCAGGCCGGCGACGGCGAGCGCGCCGCGCAGGCCCTGCGCCGGCATGTCATGGTCCAGGGCGAGCGCTTCGCCGACCTGATGGCCGCGCTGGCGCAACTGCCCGCCTAG
- the mdcA gene encoding malonate decarboxylase subunit alpha, which produces MGLLLMPGDRVALEGNNQKQADFLWRSLAQVDARRVHDLHLLISSISRPEHLTLFERGIARRVDFAFAGPQSLRVAQLLEDGKLEIGAIHTYVELYARMFIDLTPHVALVCAEKADAQGNLYTGPNTEDTPTLVEAAAFRQGIVIAQVNEIVDALPRVDIPGSWVDFVVVADRPFAIEPLFTRDPRHITDLQVLMGMMAIRGIYERYQVTSLNHGIGYDTAAIELLLPTYGASLGLKGRICRNWALNPHPTLIPAIESGWVQSVHCFGSEVGMENYVAARSDVFFIGRDGSMRSNRVLCQLAGQYGVDLFIGSTLQMDADANASTVTLGRLTGFGGAPNMGHDPRGRRHPSPAWLSLITADAPVVRGRKLVVQLVETYQKGGVPALVDALDAIAVGEKSGMPIAPIMIYGDDVTHVVTEEGIAYLYKAQGQEERRAALAAIAGVTPIGQRSDAAVARNLHARGIVAYPADLGVSPLQAKRSLLAARSIEDLVDWSGGLYQPPSRFQNR; this is translated from the coding sequence TTGGGGTTGCTGCTGATGCCGGGCGACCGCGTCGCGCTCGAAGGCAACAACCAGAAGCAGGCGGACTTCCTCTGGCGCAGCCTGGCGCAGGTCGATGCCCGCCGCGTGCACGATCTGCACCTGTTGATTTCGAGCATCAGCCGACCCGAGCACCTGACGCTGTTTGAGCGCGGCATCGCGCGGCGGGTGGATTTCGCCTTTGCGGGGCCGCAGAGTTTGCGCGTGGCCCAACTGCTGGAGGACGGCAAGCTGGAGATCGGCGCGATTCACACCTATGTCGAGCTTTACGCGCGCATGTTCATCGACCTGACGCCGCACGTGGCGCTGGTTTGCGCCGAGAAGGCCGACGCGCAGGGCAACCTCTACACCGGGCCGAACACCGAGGACACGCCCACCCTCGTCGAGGCCGCCGCATTCCGGCAGGGCATCGTCATCGCCCAGGTCAACGAGATCGTGGACGCGCTGCCGCGCGTGGACATCCCCGGCTCGTGGGTGGACTTCGTCGTGGTCGCGGACCGTCCCTTCGCCATCGAGCCGCTGTTCACGCGCGATCCGCGCCACATCACCGACTTGCAGGTGCTCATGGGGATGATGGCCATCCGCGGCATCTACGAACGCTACCAGGTCACCTCCTTGAACCATGGCATCGGATACGACACCGCCGCGATCGAACTGCTGCTGCCGACCTATGGCGCATCGCTCGGGCTGAAGGGCAGGATCTGCCGCAACTGGGCGCTCAACCCGCATCCCACGCTGATTCCGGCGATCGAGAGCGGCTGGGTGCAGAGCGTGCATTGCTTTGGCAGCGAAGTCGGCATGGAAAACTACGTTGCCGCCCGTTCCGACGTGTTCTTCATCGGCCGCGACGGCTCGATGCGCTCGAACCGCGTGCTGTGTCAACTGGCGGGCCAATACGGGGTGGACCTGTTCATCGGCTCGACCTTGCAGATGGACGCCGACGCCAATGCTTCGACCGTGACGCTGGGGCGGCTGACGGGCTTCGGCGGCGCGCCCAACATGGGGCACGACCCGCGTGGGCGCCGCCATCCCTCCCCCGCCTGGCTGTCGCTGATCACCGCCGACGCGCCGGTTGTCCGGGGGCGCAAGCTGGTGGTGCAACTGGTCGAGACGTACCAGAAAGGCGGCGTGCCGGCGCTGGTGGATGCGCTGGACGCCATCGCGGTCGGGGAAAAGAGCGGGATGCCGATCGCGCCCATCATGATCTACGGCGACGACGTCACGCATGTGGTGACCGAAGAGGGCATCGCCTACTTGTACAAGGCGCAGGGCCAGGAGGAGCGGCGTGCCGCGCTGGCGGCGATCGCCGGCGTCACGCCCATCGGCCAGCGCTCGGACGCTGCCGTGGCGCGCAACCTTCACGCGCGCGGCATCGTCGCCTATCCGGCCGACCTCGGCGTCAGTCCGCTGCAGGCCAAGCGCTCCTTGCTGGCGGCGCGCAGCATCGAGGACCTGGTGGACTGGTCGGGCGGCCTGTATCAACCGCCCTCACGGTTCCAGAACCGGTGA
- a CDS encoding malonate decarboxylase subunit delta: protein METLDFEFAASQPTRQRAHIGVVGSGDLEVLIEPASETMTKVRVRTSVDGYAAIWQRVLERFFARHPWAVRVEINDFGATPGVVTLRLEQALEASQA, encoded by the coding sequence ATGGAAACGCTCGACTTTGAATTCGCCGCCAGCCAGCCGACGCGACAACGCGCGCACATCGGCGTAGTCGGCTCAGGGGATCTGGAGGTCCTGATCGAACCCGCATCCGAGACGATGACGAAAGTCAGGGTTCGCACCAGCGTGGACGGCTATGCGGCGATCTGGCAGCGGGTGCTGGAGCGCTTTTTCGCCCGCCATCCCTGGGCCGTGCGGGTCGAAATCAACGATTTCGGCGCCACCCCTGGGGTCGTGACCTTGCGCTTGGAGCAGGCGCTGGAGGCAAGCCAGGCATGA
- a CDS encoding biotin-independent malonate decarboxylase subunit beta, with protein sequence MNAPRNSQSFIELGGRERALVVLDPGSQRELLGPFERLMSPWLARQGIVPQSDDGVIIVKGTLDGHAAVVLAVESGFQGGSIGEVSGAKIAGALELALRDCEAGQPVWPILLLETGGVRLQEANLGLAAIAEIQAAIVALRRHVPVVAVVAGLVGCFGGMSLVAALCSHLVLTRQARLGMNGPEVIEQEAGLEELDARDRRLIWSLIGGEQRYATGLADRLVDDDAAQVRSAALEACTGTRSGPARSERVLDYQGRIERAASLKDLDGPGLRVLWNREAQQP encoded by the coding sequence ATGAACGCGCCCCGAAACTCCCAGAGCTTCATCGAACTCGGCGGCCGCGAGCGCGCCCTGGTGGTTCTCGACCCCGGCAGCCAGCGCGAACTGCTCGGCCCGTTCGAGCGGCTGATGTCGCCCTGGCTCGCGCGTCAGGGCATCGTGCCCCAATCCGACGACGGAGTCATCATCGTCAAAGGCACACTCGATGGCCATGCTGCGGTCGTGCTGGCCGTCGAGAGCGGATTCCAAGGGGGGAGCATCGGCGAAGTCTCGGGTGCGAAGATCGCCGGCGCGCTGGAACTGGCCTTGCGCGACTGCGAGGCCGGCCAGCCCGTCTGGCCCATCCTGCTGCTGGAGACCGGCGGCGTGCGCCTGCAAGAAGCCAATCTCGGGCTGGCGGCAATCGCCGAGATCCAGGCGGCCATCGTCGCCCTGCGGCGCCATGTTCCAGTGGTCGCCGTCGTCGCCGGCCTGGTCGGCTGCTTCGGCGGCATGTCGCTGGTTGCCGCGCTATGCAGCCATCTCGTGCTCACGCGGCAGGCAAGGCTCGGCATGAACGGCCCGGAGGTGATCGAACAGGAGGCCGGATTGGAGGAACTCGACGCGCGCGACCGCCGCCTGATCTGGAGCTTGATCGGCGGCGAACAACGGTATGCCACTGGCCTGGCCGATCGCCTGGTCGATGACGACGCCGCGCAGGTTCGCAGCGCCGCGCTGGAAGCCTGCACCGGGACCCGCTCAGGACCGGCGCGCAGCGAACGCGTTCTGGACTACCAGGGGCGCATCGAACGCGCAGCTTCGCTGAAGGATCTCGACGGCCCCGGCTTGCGCGTCCTTTGGAATCGAGAGGCGCAGCAGCCATGA
- the mdcE gene encoding biotin-independent malonate decarboxylase subunit gamma: MTALSTRGRTWFDALRGTASALPGLPHSVLASDARLGDHPARLVAVVPDPASPYPRARQGEVGLREGWALAQTVRDAMAQDARGSKRLLLAIVDVPSQAYGRREEMLGIHLACAAAVDAYASARMAGHPVIALLVGAAMSGAFLAHGYQAHRILALDDARVMVHAMGREAAARVTRRSVDELDQLGTTNPPMSYRITDYARLGLLHDLIAGIQADAPTDRDVATVRQAVLAALASIGPDERDLAARLTSPTARTGRAASCEVRERLAEQW; this comes from the coding sequence ATGACCGCGTTATCCACTCGGGGACGCACCTGGTTCGATGCCCTGCGAGGCACGGCCTCCGCCCTGCCAGGCTTACCGCACTCGGTGCTTGCATCGGATGCCCGCCTGGGCGACCACCCGGCCCGCCTTGTGGCCGTGGTGCCCGACCCAGCCAGCCCCTACCCGCGTGCGCGCCAGGGCGAAGTCGGCCTGCGCGAAGGCTGGGCGCTGGCGCAAACCGTGCGGGATGCGATGGCGCAGGACGCGCGGGGCTCCAAGCGTTTGCTGCTGGCCATCGTCGACGTGCCCAGCCAGGCCTATGGGCGCCGGGAAGAGATGCTCGGCATTCACCTGGCTTGCGCTGCGGCGGTGGATGCCTATGCCTCGGCCCGCATGGCCGGGCACCCCGTCATTGCGCTGCTCGTCGGCGCGGCGATGTCGGGGGCATTCCTCGCGCATGGCTACCAGGCACACCGCATCCTGGCGCTCGACGATGCCCGCGTCATGGTGCATGCGATGGGGCGCGAGGCGGCTGCGCGGGTCACCCGGCGCAGCGTTGACGAACTCGACCAACTTGGCACCACGAACCCGCCGATGTCCTATCGCATCACGGACTACGCGCGCCTGGGCTTGCTGCACGACCTCATTGCCGGGATTCAAGCGGATGCGCCAACGGATCGGGACGTCGCCACGGTACGGCAGGCGGTACTGGCAGCCCTGGCCAGCATCGGGCCCGACGAAAGGGACTTGGCTGCGAGGCTGACGTCGCCGACGGCGCGAACCGGGCGCGCCGCCTCGTGCGAGGTTCGCGAACGCCTGGCCGAGCAATGGTGA
- a CDS encoding malonate decarboxylase holo-ACP synthase produces the protein MERATVRPQLEQPGSELASVAWRPHDLLLVSAPSSPQAGSPRGGQENSGTALRFLESAPSSPQAGSPRGGQENSGTALRFLESAPGSPQAGSPRGGQENSGTALRFLESAPSSPQAGSPRGGQENSGAALRFLESAPSSPQAGSPRGGQENSGTALRFLVSAPSSPQAGSPRGGQENSGTALRFLESAPSSPQAGSPRGGQENSGTALRFLVSAPSSPQAGSPRGGQENSGTALRFLESAPSSPQAGSPRGGQENSGTALRFLVSAPSSPQAGSPRGGQENSGTALRFLESAPSSPQAGSPRGGQENSGTALRFLVSAPSSPQAGSPRGGQENSGTALRFLESAPSSPQAGSPRGGQENSGTALRFLVSAPSSPQAGSPRGGQENSGTALRFLESAPSSPQAGSPRGGQENSGTALRFLVSAPSSPQAGSPRGGQENSGTALRFLESAPSSPQAGSPRGGQENSGTALRFLVSAPSSPQAGSPRGGQENSGTALRFLESAPSSPQAGSPRGGQENSGAALRFLESAPGSPQAGSLRGSQGNAGTAQRCLDRSLAALAFDTLPPDWVARSLTQAPWVVVRRAPWRANRVPVGIRGGARNQRTAAWLDPLHVVRRLSPWDLRGRARELDASRLAMPAIQALAAVERAWSAWPGLRWGPGGSVGFELASGLASVGNDSDLDLVVLLDRAIPRSEAHTLWKQLPHQGPARMDVQLQTPAGAVALSEYAMGAGSVMLRSANGARLTRDPWAEAPRAEVA, from the coding sequence ATGGAAAGGGCCACAGTACGGCCGCAGCTCGAGCAACCCGGTTCCGAGTTGGCTTCGGTGGCGTGGCGGCCCCATGACCTCCTGCTCGTGAGCGCCCCCAGCAGCCCGCAAGCGGGCTCCCCCCGAGGGGGTCAAGAAAACTCGGGAACGGCCCTTCGTTTCCTTGAGAGCGCCCCCAGCAGCCCGCAAGCGGGCTCCCCCCGAGGGGGTCAAGAAAACTCGGGAACGGCCCTTCGTTTCCTTGAGAGCGCCCCCGGCAGCCCGCAAGCGGGCTCCCCCCGAGGGGGTCAAGAAAACTCGGGAACGGCCCTTCGTTTCCTTGAGAGCGCCCCCAGCAGCCCGCAAGCGGGCTCCCCCCGAGGGGGTCAAGAAAACTCGGGAGCGGCCCTTCGTTTCCTTGAGAGCGCCCCCAGCAGCCCGCAAGCGGGCTCCCCCCGAGGGGGTCAAGAAAACTCGGGAACGGCCCTTCGTTTCCTTGTGAGCGCCCCCAGCAGCCCGCAAGCGGGCTCCCCCCGAGGGGGTCAAGAAAACTCGGGAACGGCCCTTCGTTTCCTTGAGAGCGCCCCCAGCAGCCCGCAAGCGGGCTCCCCCCGAGGGGGTCAAGAAAACTCGGGAACGGCCCTTCGTTTCCTTGTGAGCGCCCCCAGCAGCCCGCAAGCGGGCTCCCCCCGAGGGGGTCAAGAAAACTCGGGAACGGCCCTTCGTTTCCTTGAGAGCGCCCCCAGCAGCCCGCAAGCGGGCTCCCCCCGAGGGGGTCAAGAAAACTCGGGAACGGCCCTTCGTTTCCTTGTGAGCGCCCCCAGCAGCCCGCAAGCGGGCTCCCCCCGAGGGGGTCAAGAAAACTCGGGAACGGCCCTTCGTTTCCTTGAGAGCGCCCCCAGCAGCCCGCAAGCGGGCTCCCCCCGAGGGGGTCAAGAAAACTCGGGAACGGCCCTTCGTTTCCTTGTGAGCGCCCCCAGCAGCCCGCAAGCGGGCTCCCCCCGAGGGGGTCAAGAAAACTCGGGAACGGCCCTTCGTTTCCTTGAGAGCGCCCCCAGCAGCCCGCAAGCGGGCTCCCCCCGAGGGGGTCAAGAAAACTCGGGAACGGCCCTTCGTTTCCTTGTGAGCGCCCCCAGCAGCCCGCAAGCGGGCTCCCCCCGAGGGGGTCAAGAAAACTCGGGAACGGCCCTTCGTTTCCTTGAGAGCGCCCCCAGCAGCCCGCAAGCGGGCTCCCCCCGAGGGGGTCAAGAAAACTCGGGAACGGCCCTTCGTTTCCTTGTGAGCGCCCCCAGCAGCCCGCAAGCGGGCTCCCCCCGAGGGGGTCAAGAAAACTCGGGAACGGCCCTTCGTTTCCTTGAGAGCGCCCCCAGCAGCCCGCAAGCGGGCTCCCCCCGAGGGGGTCAAGAAAACTCGGGAACGGCCCTTCGTTTCCTTGTGAGCGCCCCCAGCAGCCCGCAAGCGGGCTCCCCCCGAGGGGGTCAAGAAAACTCGGGAACGGCCCTTCGTTTCCTTGAGAGCGCCCCCAGCAGCCCGCAAGCGGGCTCCCCCCGAGGGGGTCAAGAAAACTCGGGAGCGGCCCTTCGTTTCCTTGAGAGCGCCCCCGGCAGCCCGCAAGCGGGCTCCCTCCGCGGGAGCCAAGGCAACGCGGGAACGGCCCAGCGCTGCCTCGACAGAAGCCTTGCGGCGCTTGCCTTCGACACCTTGCCGCCCGATTGGGTTGCGCGCTCCTTGACCCAGGCGCCATGGGTCGTCGTCCGCCGTGCGCCTTGGCGCGCGAACCGCGTACCCGTTGGCATTCGCGGTGGCGCCCGCAATCAGCGCACCGCAGCCTGGCTGGATCCGCTGCATGTCGTGCGCAGGCTGTCGCCTTGGGATCTGCGAGGCCGGGCCAGGGAGCTTGACGCATCGCGCCTCGCCATGCCGGCGATACAAGCCCTCGCAGCCGTGGAACGGGCGTGGAGCGCCTGGCCAGGTTTGCGCTGGGGCCCGGGCGGCAGCGTGGGGTTCGAGCTGGCCTCCGGGCTCGCCAGCGTCGGCAACGACAGCGACCTCGATCTGGTGGTTCTGCTCGATCGCGCGATCCCGCGGTCCGAAGCCCATACGCTCTGGAAACAGCTGCCGCACCAGGGTCCGGCACGCATGGACGTGCAACTGCAAACGCCAGCCGGCGCCGTGGCCCTGTCCGAGTATGCGATGGGCGCTGGCTCCGTGATGCTGCGCAGCGCCAACGGCGCACGACTGACGCGCGATCCATGGGCCGAAGCGCCGCGGGCCGAGGTCGCATGA
- a CDS encoding ACP S-malonyltransferase: MKLAFLCPGQGAQSPGFLGRLPRHAEVERTLDEASVVLQRDARRLDSALELRSTVATQLSIVIAGVALARALEAQGLRPDAVAGLSVGAFTAAVIVGSLVFDQALRVVLLRATLMEQAYPQGYGMAVIVGLGQRSVEDILRSAAPASATAEQRVYLANFNGPSQFVIAGADHALEQALRHAQNLGARRAERLDVAVPSHCVLLSSVAHALRDALLDSHVHAPRVPYVGNRSGRLLGSAEAITADLADSVMAPVRWHDGTTVLLEHGVRQFIELPPGQTLTQLAQSTFDTVRAVSAEGSDLRSLVLGAQRFQTSMED; the protein is encoded by the coding sequence ATGAAGCTGGCCTTCCTCTGTCCGGGACAAGGCGCTCAGTCGCCTGGTTTTCTGGGACGTCTGCCTCGGCACGCCGAGGTGGAGCGAACGCTGGACGAGGCCAGCGTGGTCCTGCAACGTGACGCGCGCCGTCTGGACAGTGCCCTCGAGCTGCGCTCCACCGTCGCCACCCAACTGTCCATTGTGATTGCCGGCGTCGCCCTGGCTCGTGCTCTCGAGGCGCAAGGCCTGCGGCCCGACGCGGTCGCGGGCCTGTCGGTGGGAGCCTTCACCGCCGCCGTGATCGTCGGCTCGCTGGTGTTCGACCAGGCCCTGCGCGTCGTGCTGCTCCGCGCCACCCTCATGGAGCAGGCCTACCCGCAGGGCTACGGCATGGCCGTGATCGTTGGCCTGGGCCAACGCAGTGTCGAGGACATCCTGCGCTCGGCCGCGCCGGCCAGCGCCACGGCCGAGCAACGGGTTTACCTGGCCAACTTCAACGGACCATCCCAGTTCGTCATTGCCGGCGCCGACCATGCGTTGGAACAGGCTCTGCGCCACGCCCAGAACCTCGGCGCGCGCCGTGCCGAGCGGCTTGACGTGGCCGTGCCCTCGCACTGCGTCCTGCTGTCCAGTGTCGCGCATGCCCTGCGCGACGCGCTGCTCGATTCGCACGTCCATGCCCCGCGGGTGCCCTACGTCGGCAATCGAAGCGGACGCCTGCTCGGGTCTGCAGAGGCCATCACGGCCGACCTGGCAGACAGCGTCATGGCCCCGGTGCGGTGGCATGACGGAACCACGGTGCTGCTCGAGCATGGGGTGCGCCAGTTCATCGAACTGCCTCCCGGGCAGACACTGACTCAACTGGCGCAGTCGACTTTCGATACGGTGCGCGCCGTTTCCGCCGAGGGTTCCGACCTGCGCTCCCTGGTTCTCGGTGCGCAGCGGTTCCAAACCAGCATGGAGGATTGA
- a CDS encoding IS1380-like element ISCARN34 family transposase: MGFGFRVKQLDYDLTPVAGLALVGHHLKRLDPLFKRLDAQWPCRGGLPPSTLMRSYVGLLAQSKSDFDAIEGFRGDRFFQEALGLVGVPSSPTLRQRLDAQAALWFDFTSQAIEALLRKSQPDYGLLPCGHVPLDIDTFAMDNSGTAKDGVSRTYAGVDGYCPLAAYLGTHGFCLEFALRPGAQHSASETTYNLETAVPMAQRLSTAGPKAPILVRMDAGFCSAALMADMQRCNRPGLPRVDVLIKWNPRKTDPLEVLRRQELEGGLLWQHPRAGKRVAVWEVAVQVEGIAHRLRRIVRITERTVDARGQQFLVPEIILEGWTTSLPKAISAEAIIDLYAGHATHEQFHAEFKTDMDLERLPSGKFDTNDLVCQLAALTMNVLRLMGQQGLLGPHAPVRHAARRRRLKTVIQELVIRAARVINHGGRLWLGLGANDKAARAFCDLHAQFAASG, encoded by the coding sequence ATGGGGTTTGGATTTCGCGTCAAGCAACTCGACTATGACCTGACGCCGGTGGCCGGTCTGGCCCTTGTCGGTCATCACCTCAAGCGCCTCGATCCTCTGTTCAAACGCCTGGATGCCCAGTGGCCTTGCCGCGGCGGACTGCCGCCCAGCACACTGATGCGCAGCTATGTTGGCTTGCTCGCGCAGAGCAAGAGCGACTTCGATGCCATCGAAGGCTTTCGAGGCGATCGTTTCTTCCAGGAGGCGCTGGGTCTGGTGGGTGTGCCGTCCTCGCCCACCCTGCGCCAGCGCCTGGATGCGCAGGCCGCCCTGTGGTTTGACTTCACCTCCCAGGCGATTGAAGCGCTGCTGCGCAAGAGCCAACCGGACTATGGTCTTTTGCCTTGCGGTCATGTGCCGCTGGACATCGACACCTTCGCGATGGACAACTCGGGCACAGCCAAGGATGGGGTGAGCCGCACCTACGCGGGGGTCGATGGCTACTGCCCGCTGGCGGCCTACCTGGGCACGCATGGGTTTTGCCTGGAGTTCGCCCTACGTCCGGGCGCGCAGCACTCGGCTTCGGAGACGACCTACAACCTCGAGACGGCCGTGCCCATGGCGCAGCGCCTGTCGACCGCAGGCCCCAAGGCGCCGATTCTCGTGCGCATGGATGCGGGGTTTTGCTCGGCCGCCTTGATGGCCGACATGCAGCGCTGCAACAGGCCAGGACTGCCCCGGGTCGATGTTCTGATCAAGTGGAATCCCCGCAAGACCGATCCTCTGGAGGTCTTGCGACGGCAGGAACTGGAAGGGGGTTTGTTGTGGCAGCATCCGCGCGCAGGCAAGCGCGTGGCGGTTTGGGAGGTGGCCGTGCAGGTCGAAGGCATCGCCCATCGCCTGCGCCGCATTGTGCGCATCACGGAGCGCACCGTCGATGCCCGTGGCCAGCAGTTTTTGGTCCCCGAGATCATCTTGGAGGGCTGGACGACAAGCTTGCCCAAGGCCATCAGCGCCGAGGCGATCATCGACCTGTACGCCGGGCACGCTACGCACGAGCAGTTCCATGCGGAATTCAAAACCGACATGGATCTGGAGCGACTGCCCTCGGGGAAGTTCGACACGAACGATCTTGTCTGCCAGCTTGCGGCCCTGACGATGAACGTGCTGCGCCTCATGGGGCAGCAAGGGCTGCTGGGGCCGCATGCACCGGTGCGCCATGCGGCCAGGCGACGGCGTCTGAAGACTGTGATCCAGGAACTTGTCATCCGCGCAGCACGCGTGATCAACCATGGCGGGCGGCTGTGGTTGGGACTGGGCGCCAACGACAAGGCAGCCCGTGCCTTTTGCGATCTGCATGCGCAGTTCGCCGCCAGCGGCTGA